In the genome of Cryptomeria japonica chromosome 8, Sugi_1.0, whole genome shotgun sequence, one region contains:
- the LOC131857314 gene encoding uncharacterized protein LOC131857314 has translation MSTSASRPPMRKDPAWKYHEDFPGQGKGQTKCMFCKTIFHGGIYRLKYHIAGVHGHDAKPCLKTVSEAVRDCYVMVEEIERKKKQKEDRAAIGRETVLGRGTQLGCVGGPSSLPPYRPTQFATAGASISASASISGSATATSHAPTTSSCSGNVTIGPRIHKSRLDSFFVPRTTTGSQPLLEGMGWNKEVHDAAKMAIGRFWSYSCIPFFVARSPYWQQMVDAITICGAGFKAPSESDLRGPILSQMVDDVKKDLDEQRRIWSTKGCTIMTDGWTDRRNRTLLNFLVSSTGD, from the exons atgtctacttcagcttctagaccccccatgagaaaggaccctgcttggaaatatcatgaggattttccagggcaaggaaaggggcaaacaaaatgtatgttttgcaaaacaatattccatggaggtatatataggctaaaataccatattgctggtgtgcatGGACATGATGCCAAACCATGCCTAAAAACAGTCTCTGAGGCCgtacgtgattgttatgtaatggttgaggagattgaaagaaaaaagaaacaaaaggaggatcgagcggccattgggagagagacagttttaggaagagggacacagttaggttgtgttggaggcccttcttccttacctccatatcgtcccactcagtttgctactgctggtgcttccatttctgcttctgcttctataagtggcagtgccaccgccacttctcatgctcctaccactagtagttgtagtgggaatgttaccattggacctaggattcataaatctaggttggattccttctttgtgcctcgcactactacTGGGTCCCAACCGttgcttgagggcatgggttggaacaaggaggtccatgatgctgctaaaatggcaattggcaggttttggagctacagttgtattccattctttgtagccag gtctccttattggcaacaaatggttgatgccattaccatatgcggggcggggttcaaagcccctagtgagagtgatttgaggggacccattttgtctcaaatggtggatgatgtgaaaaaggatttagatgaacaacgccgcatatggagcactaaaggttgcaccatcatgactgatggttggacggataggagaaatagaactctccttaattttcttgtttcttccacaggtgattga